CCAGCGCTCGATGGTCGACGTCGTCGACCAGCTCGACCTCTCGATCACCCACATCAAGGTGCTCACCGCCCTGGCCACGACCGACGAGCCGCTGTCGGTCAAGGCGCTCGCCGAGCGCCTGGGGCTCTCGCTGCCGGGCACGAGCCGCACCGTCGACGGCCTCACCCGTCGCGGCTGGCTCGCGCGCAGCGAGGACCCCGACGACCGGCGCGTGCGCCGCGTCGCGCTGACCGCCGAGGGCCGCGCGGTCTTCGAGCGCGTGCAGCACGCGCGCCTCGAGGGCCTCGAGGCGTGGGCGGCCGACCTCGCGCCCGAGCTGCGCGCCCGCCTCCTCGACGTCCTGCGCGACGTCGTCCCCACCACGAAGACCGAGGACCCCGCATGACCGACGCCCTGCGCACCCGCCTCATCACCGACGCCAACCGCCGGTGGTGGACGCTCGGCGCGATGTGCTTCGCGCTGTTCATGGTGATGCTCGACAACACCGTGGTGAACGTCGCGCTGCCGGCGATCCAGGAGGACCTCGGCGCGTCGATCAGCGGCCTCGAGTGGACGATCAACGCCTACACGCTGAGCTTCGCCGTCCTGCTCGTCGCCGGCGGCCGGCTGGGCGACCTCTTCGGCCGGCGGCGGATGTTCCTCTTCGGCGTCGTCGTCTTCGCCGCGGCCAGCGGGCTCATCGCCCTGGCCCAGACCGAGACGTGGCTCGTGACCTTCCGCGCGGTCCAGGGCCTCGGCGCCGCGTTCATGATGCCGGCGACCCTCTCGATCATCACGCAGGCCTTCCCGCCCGAGGAGCGGGGCAAGGCGATCGGCACCTGGGCCGGCGCGTCGGCCGTGGCGCTGGCCATCGGCCCCGTCGTCGGCGGCCTGCTCGTCGAGTCGGTCTCCTGGCAGTCGATCTTCCTGCTCAACCTGCCCGTCGCGGTGCTCGCGGTCGTCGTGACGCTGTTCGCCGCGCAGGAGTCGCGCGACGAGACCGCGCCGGCGAAGGTCGACGTCCCGGGCACCGCCGCGCTGACGCTCGGGCTCGCGTCGCTCGTGCTCGCGCTCGTCGAGGGCAACACGTGGGGCTGGGGCTCGACCGAGGTCGTCGCGCTGCTCGCCGCCGCCGTCGTCGGGCTCGTCGCGTTCGCCGTCGTCGAGACACGGGTGGCGCACCCGATGGTCGACTTCTCCTTCTTCCGCGACCGGACGTTCTTCGGCGCCAACGTCGTGGCGTTCATCGTGAGCTTCGCGATGCTCGCGATGTTCTTCTTCCTCGCGCTCTACATGCAGAACGTGCGGGGCTACGACGCGCTCGAGGCGGGCGTGCGGTTCCTGCCCTCGACGCTCGTGATCATCGTCGCCGGGCCGGTGGCCGGACGGCTGGCCGACCGCGTCGGGCCGCGACCGCTCATCGCCTCGGGCCTCCTGCTCGTCGCGATCTCGCTGTTCTGGCAGGGCCACCTCGCGCCCGACACCTCCTACGCGGCGACGCTCCTGCCGTCGTTCGTGCTCATGGGCCTCGGGATGGGCCTGGTGATGTCGCCGATGTCGCTGGCCGCGATGAACGCGGTGGACCGCACGAAGGCCGGCGTCGCCTCGGGCACCCTGTCGATGAGCCGGATGGTCGGCGGCACGTTCGGCGTGGCGGCGATGGGCGCGCTCATCACGGGCATCGGGCGCAGCGAGCTGGCGGACGCGCTGCCGCGCGTGCCCGAGACCGCGCGCGACAAGCTGGCCGAGGGCCTGGGCGCCGGCGGCGGCGAAGCGGCGAACGCCTCGCCGCAGGTCGCCGACGCGGTGCGCGACGCGTTCCTCACCGCGCTCAACGACGGCCTGCGCGTCGGCGCGGTGGTCGCGGCGCTCGGCGCGCTGCTGGCGTGGCTGCTCATCGACGCCAAGCGCCCGGCGGGCGACGCGGCGACGGTGCCGGGCGCGGTCCCGGCCGCCCCGGCGGTCGACGCCGACGCCGTCCGCGCCTAGCGGCAGACTCGGGGCGGTGCTGGTCCTCGACCGCCCCGAGCCCGACCGCCTGCGCGAGCTGCTCGCGCGCGACGAGTTCTTCTGGCTCGACCTCCACGGCGCCACCGAGGAGGAGCTGGCCGACGTGGGGCAGCTGCTCGAGCTCCCGGGCCTCGCGCTCGAGGACTCCCAGGAGATGCACCAGCGGCCGAAGCTCGACGACTACGGGCGCGCGGTGCTGCTGGTCTTCTACGGCGTCGACGCGCGCTGCGGCCTGGTCGAGGTCCACCTCCACATCTCCGGCGACTTCCTGCTGACGGTGCGCGACAGCACGTGCTCGCACCTCGAGGCGGTCAAGGAGGAGGCGGCGCGGCGCGACGACGCCACCGAGGAGGGCGTCGTCGCCCTGGTGCTCGACGCGCTGACCGACTCGTTCACGCCGGCGCTCGACGCCGTCGAGGGCGACGTCGAGGAGCTCGAGGACGCGCTGCTGGGCCGGCCGACGGTGGCCCAGCGCCGCGCCCTGCTGGACCGCCGCAACGACCTGGGCCGCCTGCGCCAGCGGGCGATCGCCCAGCGCGAGCTGCTCGAGCAGGGCAAGGACGTCATCCACCGCGTGCCCGGCCTGGAGAGCGAGGGCGAGGACGAGCTGCTGCGCGACGTCCACGACCACCTCGTCGTGGTCGGCCAGCGCTGCGAGCGGCTGCTGGCCCAGCTGGCGTCCGCGCTCGAGCTGCACCTGTCGCTCGTCGGGGCGCGCCAGAACGAGGTGGTGGAGCGCCTGACGCTCGTGTCGACGATCTTCCTGCCGCTGTCGGTCCTCACCGGCTTCTTCGGCATGAACTTCGGCTGGCTGGTCGACCACATCGATCCGCTGTGGGCCTTCCTGGTCTACGGCCTGGGCGGCATGACCGGCGCCGTCTGCGTCCTGCTGCTGTACCTGCGGCATCTGCGGCGCGCCGAGTAGTCCTCCTTCCCCGTTCCTCCTCTATCTTCCCGCCCCTATGGCGGTCGATCTCAAGCAGGTTTCACAGGTGGAGACGGAGCCCGGCGAGCTCCCCAAGACGATGGCCGCGTGGGTCATCCGCGAGGAGCGCCAGGGCGAGCCGCGCGACGCGTTCCAGGTCGAGGAGATCGAGGTGCCCGAGCCCGGCGCCTTCGAGGTCATCGTCCGCGTCATGGCTGCCGGCGTCAACTACAACAACGTCTGGGCGGCCCTCGGCGAGCCGATCGGCGTCTGGCGCTACGGCGACCACCCGGAGTTCGGCCACCACATCGGCGGCTCGGACGCCTCCGGCGTCGTCTGGAAGGTCGGCCCGGGCGTCACGCGCTGGAAGGTCGGCGACGAGGTCGTCATCCACTGCAACCAGACCTCCTACGAGGACCCCGAGGTCCACGGCCTCGACCCGATGGCCGCGCCGTCGCAGCGGATCTGGGGCTACGAGACCACCTGGGGCTCCTTCGCGCAGTTCACGAAGGTCCAGGCCCAGCAGCTGCTGCCCAAGCCCAAGGCGCTGACCTGGGAGGAGGCCGCGTCCTACGGCCTCGTGTACTTCACCGCGTACCGCATGCTCATGACCCGCTGCAACCTGCAGGCCGGCCAGCGGGTCCTGGTCTGGGGCGGCGCGGGCGGCCTGGGCGTCTTCGGCATCCAGCTCTGCAAGGCCGCGGGCGCGGAGTGCGTCGGCGTCGTCTCCTCCGAGGAGAAGGGCGAGCTCGTCAAGCAGCTCGGCGCGGTCGACTACATCAACCGCGACGAGTTCAAGGGCATGATGCGCCGCGGCGGCGAGAGCGCCGACGAGGAGAAGGAGCGCTTCAAGGTCATGCGCGCCTTCGACAAGCGCGTCAAGGAGCTGCTCGGCGACAAGCCCGACATCGTCTTCGAGCACGTCGGGGCCGCGACCTTCCCGACCTCCGTCTTCACGGTCAAGCCGTTCGGCAAGGTCGTGATCTGCGCCGGCACCACCGGGTACACGCTCGACTTCGACGTGCGCTACCTGTGGATGAAGCAGAAGGAGATCATCGGCTCGCACTTCGCCAACGCGTACGAGTGCACGAAGGCCAACGAGCTGATCGAGTCCAACGTCATCCGCCCGGTCCTGTGGCGCACGCTGGGCTTCGACGGCGTCGGTGAGGCCCACCAGCTCATGCGCGACAACCAGCACCTGGGCAAGATCTCGATTCTCGTCGGCGCCGAGGAGACCGGCCAGGGCAAGACCGCCGAGGGCCCGGGCGCGATCTACGCCGAGGTCGGTGCCTAGGGCCGTGGCCGCCGTCGTCCACATTCCCTGGTACGCCACGGTCTTCCGCGGCGACAAGCTCGAGGCGGCGCTGGAGGACATCGCCAAGGTCTCCGTCCGCTACGGCGCGAAGTCCTTCGCCGTCTACCGCTACAACGACGACCGCTACAAGTTCCTCCAGGTCGCCGAGTTCGAGGACAAGACCGACTGGGAGCGCTACTGGGACTCCCCGGAGTTCACCGACTGGCGCATCGCCAACCAGTCCTACTTCCAGGTGCCGGTCGTCTACGGCATGACCGACCTCGTCGTCGCGGGGACGGTCAACCCGGAGCTCCTGCGCTCCGCCGCGGTCCCCGCCGGGGAGACCGAGGGCGACCTCGCGGGCTAGCGCCCGCCGCTGGTCGTCGTGCTCGTCGAAGGGCCCGCCTCGTGCGGGCCCTTCGTCGTCGTGGGGTCCGGTCGGCGCTCGGGCCGAGACCGTCGTGCCCGGACCACGGCGCACACGATCGCCGCGACGTCCTCGGGCTCCTCGTGCTCCCAGAAGCGCAGGACGGTCCAGCCGCGAGCTCGCAGCGCGGCGGTGTTCCGGGCATCGCGGGCCTGGTTGGCCAGGAGCTTCTGGCGCCAGTAGGCGGCGTTGTGCCTGGGCGCGTGGAAGTGGTCCGGGCAGCCGTGCCAGAAGCACCCGTCGACGAAGACCGCGACCCGCACGCGGGTGAAGACCACGTCGCCGCGGGTGATCTGGCGTGGCCCGTCGCCCCAGCGCAGCGGGAGGTCCTTGCGGAAGCGCTCGCCGCGGCGGTGCAGGGCCGACTCACAGAGGCGCGGCACTCCACGCGACTCCCGTGACGACGGGGTCTGACCCCGAGCACCGGCGACGCGACACGCCCTGGCACCACCATGCGACGGGGTCTGACCCCGAGCACCGGCGATGCGACACGCCCTGGCACCACCATGCGACGGGGTCTGACCCCGAGCACCGGCGATGCGACAGGCCCTGGCACCACCATGCGACGGGGTCTGACCCCGAGCGCGCGGAGGGCCCGGCGTCCGTGCCGGGCCCGTTCGCGGGGGTCAGGGTCTGCAGGGGGTCAGACCCTGGCGCTCCTCCTAGGCGGTCGCAGGGGTGACGACCGCCAGGCTGATGCCGTCCTCGCCGTCGGCGGCGTGGACGGTGGTGCCGTCGGGGAGCTCGCCGGCGAGGATCGCGCGGGTGAGCTCCTTCTCCAGCGTGCGGCGGACGTGGCGCTGGAGCGGGCGGGCACCGAAGTCGGCGTCGAAGCCCTCCTCGGCGAGGCGGGCGACGAGGGCGTCCTCGACCTCGAGCTCGATCCCCCGCTCCTGGCGCAGGCGGTCGGCGACGCGATCGACGACCATGCGCGCGATCCGGACGACCTGGTCGCGGGCCAGCGGCTGGAACGTCACGACCTCGTCGATGCGGTTGAGGAACTCGGGCAGGAACGCCTGCTTGGCGGCCGCGACCATCTTGGACGCATCACCCGCCTCGCCGGCCTCCGCCGCCGTGAAGCCGAGGCCGCGCTTGGCAGCACCGGCGCCGAGGTTCGACGTCATCACCACGACGGTGTTCGTGAAGTCCACCGTGCGGCCCTCGCCGTCGGTGAGCCGGCCGTCGTCGAGGAGCTGGAGCAGGACGTTCCAGACCTCGGGATGGGCCTTCTCGATCTCGTCGAGCAGGACGACGGAGTACGGGCGGCGACGGACCGGCTCGGTGAGCTGGCCGCCCTCGCCGTAGCCGACGTAGCCGGGCGGGGACCCGATGAGCCGCGCCACGGTGTGCGCCTCGCGGAACTCCGACATGTCCAGGCGCACGAGCGCGTCCTCGGTGGCGAAGAGCCGCTCGGCCAGCGCCTTGACGAGCTCGGTCTTGCCCACGCCGGTCGGGCCGAGGAAGAGGAACGAGCCGACGGGACGGTCGCCCTCGCTCAGGCCGACGCGGGCGCGGCGGATCGTCTCGGCGACCGCCTCGACCGCCTGCTCCTGGCCGACGACGCGGCGGTGCAGGTCGTCCTCGAGGTGGATGAGGCGCTCCAGCTCGGCGGCCACCAGCTCCCCGACGGGGATGCCGGTGCGGGCGGCGACGACCGCGGCGACCTCGGCCTCACCCACCACGGGGCGGCCGGTGTCGTCCTGGGAGGCCTCGGCGTCGGCGATGCGGCGCTTGAGCTCCGCCGCGCGCTCGAACTCCTCGGCCGCGACGGCCTCGGCGAGCTGCTCGCGCAGCCCGACGACGGCGCCGGGCCCCTCGGGCGCGGCGAGCCGCACGCGGGCGGCCGCCTGGTCCATGAGGTCCAGCGCGCTGTCGGGCAGCTGCTGCTCGGTCAGGTAGCGGTCGGCCAGGCGGGCCGCGGCGGCGAGCGCCGCGTCCTCGATGCGCGTCTCGTGGTGGGCCTCGTAGGCGTCACGGACGCCGCGCAGGACCTCGACGGTCTCCTCGACCGACGGCTCCTCGACGAGGATCGGCGAGAAGCGGCGGGCCAGCGCGCCGTCGCGCTCGACCTTCTTGTACTCGCGCAGCGTGGTCGCGCCGACCATCCGCAGGTCACCGCGGGCGAGCAGCGGCTTGAGGATGTTGGCCGCGTCCATCGCGCCCTCGGCGCCGCCGGCGCCCAGGACGGTGTGCAGCTCGTCGACGAACAGGACGATCCGGCCCTCGGAGGCACGGACCTCCTCGAGCGCGGTGCGCAGGCGCTCCTCGAACTGGCCGCGGTACTGGGCACCGGCGACCATGCCGGTGAGGTCGAGCGCCACGAGACGGGCGCCACGCAGCGTGACCGGGACGTCGTCGTGGGCGATGCGCAGCGCAAGGCCCTCGGCGATGGCGGTCTTGCCGACGCCGGGCTCGCCGATGAGCACGGCGTTGTTCTTGCGCCGGCGCGCGAGCACCTCGACGGTCTGCGCGATCTCGTCGTCGCGCCCGATGACCGGGTCGATCCGGCCGTTGCGGGCGTCGTCGGTGAGGTCACGGCCGAACTCGTCGAGCGCGGGGGTCTGGGACTGCGGCTGGCGCTGCGCGCCGGCACCGCGGCCCTGCGCGGGGCCGAACGGGCCCTGGGCGCCGGGGAAGCCGGTGAAGCTCGCGCCCTGAGCTCGGGCGAGCTGGGCGGCGCAGCTCTCGCAGAGGGCCGCCTCGCGGCGGGCACCGTCCTGGGCGAGAACGACCCGGACCGCGCTCGGGCGCTGGCCGCAGGCGTTGCAGAGGGAGATGGAAGTGGAGTCGGGCATCGTGTCCTGATCTACGTCGATGTGACTGAGATCGTAGCACCGTTGCAAGCGCAACTTCCGGGACGGGAGTGCCGCGGTTGACCACCAACGCATCGCGATGTATCGTGACTGCTCACAACACAGTCGACCGACAGGAGCCTGCAGATGCACCACGGCATCTCGATCACCGGCTGGGAGGCCTTCGGGCCCCGTCCCGGCCACCGCTTCCACATGCACGGCCGCGGCCGGCCCGGCCCGCGTGGCGGCCGCGTTCCGCACCGTGACCCGTTCGGGCCCTCTGGCGGCCCCGAGCGCTGGGGCCGCGGGCCCCGCGCCGCGCGCGGCGACGTCCGCGCCGGCATCCTCGCCCTGCTGGCCGAGGAGCCCATGCACGGCTACCAGGTCATGCGCGAGCTGACCGAGCGCAGCGGCGGCGCCTGGCGCCCCAGCCCCGGCTCGGTCTACCCCACCCTCCAGCAGCTGCAGGACGAGGGCCTCGTCCGCAGCGAGGAGGCCGAGGGCGGCCGCAAGGTGTTCCACCTGACCGACGAGGGCCGGCCCGCCGCCGAGGGGGCCGTCCACCCCCAGGCCCCGTGGGACGCCGTCAAGGCGGCCGAGGGCGGCGACGCCTCCGACCTGCGCGACGTCGTCGGCGGCCTGCTCGGGGCGACCCGGCAGATCGCGTTCGGCGGCACGCCGGAGCAGGTCGCCAAGGCGCGCGAGGTCCTGGTCGAGGCGCGCAAGCGCCTGTACCGGATCCTCGCCGACGACGAGGACTAGGCGGGCCTGCCCGAGGAGACCGGGCGCTCCGGACCGGAGGGTCCTGACGCCCGGTCTCCGCGGGCTGGACACCGCTCGCCCTGCGCGGGCCGCCGTTCGCCGCGGCTCCGTTCAAGCCCACGCAGGATGCGTCGATCGGTCCGCTTGAGCCGCGCAGTCCCTCGCGGCCGTCCTGGGGAGGACCTCCATGCTGAAGTTCCGCTGGACCGTCGGGCGCCGCGTGGGCGCCGCCTTCGTCGCCGTCATCGCCGTCTTCATCGGGGCACTCGGCCTCAGCCTGCACAAGACCGCCGTCTCCGAGGACGCCTGGCAGGTCGTCGGCAAGGCCGGCGCCCTCACCGCCGCCGGCGAGCGCCAGGTGGCGGGGACGACCGCCGAACGCGCGGCTCAGGCCCTCCTCGCCGCGACCGGCGACCGCCGCTACGAGCAGGTCTTCGCCGACGCCGTGAAGGGGACGGTCAGCGCCGAGGAGGCGATCTCCGCCATCGGCGACCCGGAGATCGAGCGCATCTCCGCCGCGGCGGCGACCTTCGACCGCCAGCACGACGCCACGATCGAGGAGCGACTCTTCCCCGCCGTCCGCCGCGGCGACCGCGCCGCCGCCCTGGCCGCGCTGCGCCAGGCCGACGGCTTCGTCTCCCGCGCCCTGGCCGGCAGCCGCTCGATCGCCGCGCGCCTCACCCAGCGCGCGCAGGCCGCGGAGGACCGCGCCAAGGCCAGCGCCGCCAGCGCGCGCCGGCTCGGCATCCTCGCCGCGGTCGCCGGCGTCCTGCTCGCCGCCGCCATCGCCACCATCGTGGTGCGCCGCCTCACGATCGGCCTGCGCGGGCTGTCGCGTGCCGCCGGCGGCCTCGCCGAGGGCGACGTCGACCAGCACCTCGAGGCGCGCGGGGACGACGAGCTCGCCGAGGCCACCCGTGCCTTCGCCGCCGTCGTCGACCACCTCCGCGCCCTCAGCGAGAGCGCCGAGGCCGTCGCCGACGGCGACCTGCGCCAGGAGGTCCGCCTCGCCTCGGACCGCGACGCCCTGGGCCGCGCCTTCGCCGGGATGCTCGAGGAGCTGCGCCGCCTCGTCGGGCGCATCACGGCGACCGCCGACCGCGTGGGCACCGCCGCGGACCACATGGCCTCCGGTGCCCGCCAGAGCCGCCAGGCGGTGGGCGAGATCGCCGGCGCCGTCGGCGAGGTCGCCACGGGCGCCGAGCGCCAGGTCGAGACGATCAACGCCGCGGCCCGCGTCACCTCCGACGTCGCCCAGCGCAGCTCCGGCGCCGCCGACGCCGCCCGCGACACCGCCGAGGCGGCCGCCCTGGCCCGCCAGGCCACCGGCGGCGGGCTCGACGCCGTCGCCCGCGCCACGAGCGCGATGGAGGGCGTCCGGGAGGCGTCCGGTGAGGTCACCGAGGCCATCCGCCTGCTCGGGGAGCGCTCCGAGCGCATCGGCTCGATCGTCGACACCATCGGCGGCATCGCCGAGCAGACGAACCTCCTCGCCCTCAACGCCGCCATCGAGGCCGCGCGCGCGGGCGAGCAGGGCCGCGGCTTCGCCGTCGTCGCCGACGAGGTCCGCAAGCTCGCCGAGGAGTCCCAGACCGCGGTGAGCCGCATCGCCGAGCTCGTGGGCGAGATCCAGCAGGACACCGCCCGCACCGTCGAGCTCGTCGACGCCTCGACCGGCCGCACCCGCGAGGGCGCCGAGACCGTCGCCGAGGCCCGGGCCTCCTTCGAGGACATCAGCCGCCACGTCGACGACGTCGACGGCCGGGTCGCCGGCATCGCGCAGGCCGCGGAGCAGATCGCGGGCCACAGCGCCGACGTCGAGCGCGAGATCGGCGACGTGGGCGCCGTCGCCGAGCAGACCTCCGCCGCCACCCAGCAGCTCAGCGCGTCGGTCCAGCAGACCGAGGCCGCGGCCGTCGAGGCCGAGACCTCCGCGGAGGAGCTGAAGGCCGTCGCCACCGAGCTGCGCGAGCTCGCGCGGGCGTTCAGCGTCTAGCGGCCGCCCGCGGACGGCCGGGCCTAGGCGGCCCGGTCGGCCTTCGCGCGCTCGATGTCCAGCCGCATCTTGTTCACCGACTGGCGGATGATGCGGCTGACCTGCATCTGGGAGACGCCGACGCGCTGGGCGATCTCCGTCTGGGTCATGTCGGCCTCGAAGCGCAGGCGCAGGACCTCGCGATCGCGCTCGCTGAGGACCTCCATGGCGTCGTCGAGCAGGACGCGCATCTCGGCGCGCTCGAGCTCGACGTCCTTGCCGCCGAGGGAGTCGGCCAGCGTGACGTCCTCGCCCGTGGGCTCGTCGAGCGAGCGGGTGCGCCGGGCGCCGGCGGACTGGATCGTCGCCAGCACCTCCTCGAAGGGGGCGTCGACGGCGTCGGCGAGCTCCTGCACGGTCGGCGAGCGGCCCAGCTCGTTGGTGAGCTCGTCGCGCTTCTTGGCGACGACGAGCTGGAGCTCCTGGAGGCCGCGCGGGACGCGCACCGACCACGTCTTGTCGCGGAAGTGGCGCTTGATCTCACCCAGCACGGTGGGCGTGGCGTAGGACGAGAACCGCACCTCCCGCGAGAGGTCGAAGCCGTCGATGGCCTTCATGATCCCGACGCACGCGACCTGCACCAGGTCGTCGAGCGGCTCCCCGCGGCCGGCGTAGCGCCCGGCGAGGGCGCGCGCCAGGGGGAGCATCTCCTCCGCGAGCTGGTCGCGGGCTCGCATGTCGCCGCCGACGTGGTAGCGCCGCAGCAGCTCCTGCTCCCGCGCCGCACGCGCGGCGTTTGCGATGTGTCCGCCCTCGTCCAAGGGCGCTGGAGTCTACCCCTGCTCGAGCGGAGCCATGGTGAGCCCCGCGTCGTTGAGCTGCTCCCAGTAGTGCTCGGCCAGCTCGCGGTGTCCGGACCAGACGACGGCGAGCCCGCGGTGGTGGATCGTGTCGGCGATCCGGTAGCCGTCGTCCACCGTCACGCCCGGCAGGACGCGCGAGAGCGTGAACGCGACGTGGTCGAAGGTGTTGTGGTCGTCGTTGCGCACGATGACGCGCCAGGCGCCGCCGAGGGCGCCTTCGGGACCACTGGTGAGAGGGAGCTCGATCGTCTGGGACATGGACGACCGTGCATTGAAGCGGGTCAGGCCCGCTTTTCCCAGTAGCGGTGCAGCCCGCCGTACAAGGTGTCGGGCGGCATCGCCCGGAAGTACGCGTCCGAGCCGCCCGTGCGCCGCTCGATCTCGCGCACGAAGACGTCCTCGTCGCCGTCGCGGGCGATCTCGGCCAGGCGGTGCAGCTCGCTGATGACCGTCTCGAGCTGGTGCCGGGCGTCGGGGAACGTACCGAAGTGCGCGATGGCGACCGCCGAGGGGTCCCAGGCGGCCACGAGCTCGGCCGAGCGCTCCCACGCCTCGACGTCGATGTCCGGCGGCGGCGTGGGCGGCAGGATTGGCCCGTCGCCCACGCGCACGCCGGCCACGTCACCGCAGCAGGCGATGCCCGTGTCGCGGTGCAGGTAGCAGGCGTGGTGGGACGCGTGGCCGGGCGTGTAGTGCCACTCGAAGGGCCCGATCGAGCCGGACTCGCCCTCGAGCGCCGTCACGTGCGCCGCGTCGACGGGGACGATCTCGCCCCACAGCGTCCTCATGCGCTCCTCGCCGTAGAGGCGCGTCGCGCTGCTGACCAGCCGCGACGGGTCGATGACGTGCTTGGCGCCGCGCTCGTGGACCCAGACCTCGGCGTCGGGCCAGCGGCGCAGCAGGACGCCCGTGGCCCCCGCGTGGTCGAGGTGGATGTGCGTGAGGCAGACCGCGCGCAGCTCGAAGTCGTCGGGCAGCGAGGCCACGAGCGTGTCGGCCGAGGAGGCCGGGCCCGGGTCGACCAGGACGTCGTCGAAGCGGTGGCAGCAGATCGCCTGCTCGGTCCCCTGGAACAGGACGTCGTGCTCGGCGTGCGTCGTGGCGTCGCTCATGCCCCGCGCACCTTACGATCCAGCCATGGAG
The DNA window shown above is from Conexibacter sp. SYSU D00693 and carries:
- a CDS encoding ATP-dependent Clp protease adaptor ClpS: MSQTIELPLTSGPEGALGGAWRVIVRNDDHNTFDHVAFTLSRVLPGVTVDDGYRIADTIHHRGLAVVWSGHRELAEHYWEQLNDAGLTMAPLEQG
- a CDS encoding MBL fold metallo-hydrolase, with product MSDATTHAEHDVLFQGTEQAICCHRFDDVLVDPGPASSADTLVASLPDDFELRAVCLTHIHLDHAGATGVLLRRWPDAEVWVHERGAKHVIDPSRLVSSATRLYGEERMRTLWGEIVPVDAAHVTALEGESGSIGPFEWHYTPGHASHHACYLHRDTGIACCGDVAGVRVGDGPILPPTPPPDIDVEAWERSAELVAAWDPSAVAIAHFGTFPDARHQLETVISELHRLAEIARDGDEDVFVREIERRTGGSDAYFRAMPPDTLYGGLHRYWEKRA
- a CDS encoding SigB/SigF/SigG family RNA polymerase sigma factor, translating into MDEGGHIANAARAAREQELLRRYHVGGDMRARDQLAEEMLPLARALAGRYAGRGEPLDDLVQVACVGIMKAIDGFDLSREVRFSSYATPTVLGEIKRHFRDKTWSVRVPRGLQELQLVVAKKRDELTNELGRSPTVQELADAVDAPFEEVLATIQSAGARRTRSLDEPTGEDVTLADSLGGKDVELERAEMRVLLDDAMEVLSERDREVLRLRFEADMTQTEIAQRVGVSQMQVSRIIRQSVNKMRLDIERAKADRAA